The Proteiniphilum propionicum genome contains the following window.
GCCGATAAGTTTATTAACATTAAAGAGCCGGGAGATTCTTGGGCTGTAAAAGGTATTTTCTATCGTTTAAATTATGATTACATGGGTAAATACCTGCTTGAAGCAAATGGTCGTTACGACGGTTCCTCCAAATATCCCGTAGGTAAACAATGGGGTTTCTTCCCATCGGTTTCGGCAGGTTGGAGAGTGTCGGAAGAAGGTTTCTATGAACCGTTAAGAGCTACATTGGAATACCTGAAATTGAGAGCATCCTATGGTGATTTGGGAAATCAGGTCGTTGACAATAACTTCCAATATCTTGGAACATTAAGCCCCGGAACTTATAACTATGTGATAAACAATGCTATTTTGAAAGGGATCAATCCATCCACATTGGCAAGCACCAATATCACGTGGGAAAGAGTAAATACCATAAACGCGGGACTGGACTTTGCGACACTGAATAATCGTTTGTCGGGTTCATTTGATTATTACGTGCGTCGTACAAGAGACATGGTAGTAAGCAAAGCCTATCCGGCAGTTTTAGGGACGAGTGGTGGTAAAGAGAACTTGGCCGATATGCGTACTAACGGATGGGAGCTTATGTTGACATGGAATGATAAAATATCAGATGTAGGGGGCAGTACACTTACTTATAGTGTTGGTATGGGTATCTCCGATGCATTCTCCGAGATTACCAAATACAACAATCCTACACGTTCGCTCGCTGACCATTACGAAGGGAAGAGACTGGGAGAGATATGGGGATATGTAACTGATGGATTTATCGCCGATGAAGCAGAAGCTACAAAAATGGTAGATACGCAAAGCCATTTCAGCCGAACTTGGTTACCTGGAGATATCCGTTACAAGAATTTGGATAATGATCCAAAAATTAATCCCGGGAAAAATACGGTAGATGAGCCGGGAGATCGTAAAATTATAGGTAACAGTACACCTCGTTATCGTTATAGTATCAATGCCAACGTTGGCTGGAAAGGGCTTGACCTGCGTGCTATGTTTGAAGGTGTTGGTAAGCGCGACGTATGGTTTGGCGAAAGTCAGTTTTGGGGATATAGCGGAATCTGGTGGGCCGCCATTACCGATTACCACGTGGATAATGCCTGGTCCAAGACAAATACCGATGCATATTTCCCTGTTCCTACATTTAGCGGGAGAAGCCGCCAAGTACAAACAAAATACTTGCAAAACGGAGCATATATTCGTCTGCGCGATGTGACATTAAGCTATACGTTGCCAACAAGTATACCCGAAAAACTGAATATATCACAAGTTAGAGTGTTTGCCAGCGGACAAAATTTGTGGGAAGCCACCAAAATGTTTAAATACCTTGAGCCAGATGTATCAGGATTTGACAAAAATGACGGAAGTCCGCAGTTTGAAGATCAAGGTAAGGGATATCCGTTTAGCCGCACATTCTCTTTTGGATTTAATGTAACATTTTAAACTATAGATAACAATGAAAAAAAACAAATACATATTATACGTTATGGCAACGTTGGTGATGGGATTCATAAGTTGTGACTTTGATGAACTTCCACCCGATAAAATTGAAAAGGGAAAGTTTTTCAGTACCGCTAATGCCAGTTCGTTGGAGCAATATTGTAACTGGTTTTATGAGAAAATGATTACCGGACACGGTAATCCGCAAGACTATACTATGGGCGGAATGCTCAATTTAGACGCCGATGCCGATCAAATGCTCACTTGGGAGAAAAATGATGTGGCTTTCGGCCATCACGTTGCACCTACCGACAAAAATAATACACCGTGGGATTGGGAAGTGGTACGCGCCTGTAACGATTTTATCCAAAATTATGATAAGTCACCTGAAACAGATGCCATCAAGAAAAAGTATCTGGGTGAAGTGCTTTTCTTCAAGTCGTGGGAGTATTTCAATAAGGTGAGAACGTATGGAGACGTGCCATGGTATGAAACTGTACTTTTACCGGGTAGCGAAGAGTTATACAAAGCCCGTGATTCACGTACGCTTGTTATGGATAATGTTTTACGTGATATTGATTTGGCAATAAGTTACCTGCCTGGAAAAACCAAAGTGAGCCGTGTAAGCAAAGATGCCGCTATTGCTTTAAAAGCCCGCATTTGTTTATTCGAAGGCTCTTATCGTCGTTATCACGGTATTGAAGGCGATGTTAAATTTTTGGAAGCAGCTTATGCTGCCGCCGGTGAATTAATGAAGCCTGAGTACGGTTATAAATTATTTGAGGGTAGTAAACCTTCAAAATCCTATTACGAATTGTTTATTCAATCTAACTACAACAATAATAAAGAAGTTATTTTGTCAAAAGAATACGATCCGGCAATTGGAAAAGGAAACAATGTTTCAAGGCAAATGTCGCGTGGAGAAACCCCTATTGGTATGAGCCGCGAATGCATGGAAAACTATTTGTCAATTGACGGGAAACCCTATGCTTCTTCACCCTTACACTCTGTAGGTGAGGGAATGATTAAAGAGTTGAATAACCGTGACCCTCGATTATTGCAAACGGTAGCTACTCCAGAGCCGGGAGAATTTACGTATTTATTGAAAGGGAATCGACCGGCAATTCAAAAGATTGTTGCTACAAAGGGTAATAGTGGCGCTTGTTCTACA
Protein-coding sequences here:
- a CDS encoding RagB/SusD family nutrient uptake outer membrane protein; translation: MKKNKYILYVMATLVMGFISCDFDELPPDKIEKGKFFSTANASSLEQYCNWFYEKMITGHGNPQDYTMGGMLNLDADADQMLTWEKNDVAFGHHVAPTDKNNTPWDWEVVRACNDFIQNYDKSPETDAIKKKYLGEVLFFKSWEYFNKVRTYGDVPWYETVLLPGSEELYKARDSRTLVMDNVLRDIDLAISYLPGKTKVSRVSKDAAIALKARICLFEGSYRRYHGIEGDVKFLEAAYAAAGELMKPEYGYKLFEGSKPSKSYYELFIQSNYNNNKEVILSKEYDPAIGKGNNVSRQMSRGETPIGMSRECMENYLSIDGKPYASSPLHSVGEGMIKELNNRDPRLLQTVATPEPGEFTYLLKGNRPAIQKIVATKGNSGACSTGYSIIKYYNEAEDVSEHHKGTVDAPVFRFAEILLIRAEAGAELGKDPELDKTVNALRARVGFNVKLTSSPDADPRLVEQYPMIKGSNANLIREIRRERGVELFGEGVRRYDLMRWAAGHLLANKRHGMIIDPTLYTAEEVEELKKGFDVTDVTKPIDIYSARVTTAPMFVAPKNYLFAIPINEIALNPALAPNNPGWE